CAGCCGGGACGGTGGATATTATGTCTCAAGCCACCCCGCTGACCGCGTTTAAGCAGGCTGGCATCAGTACCCCGTTGTTGGCACTTTTGCTCGGCAACACCAATGGATCGTTGGGGGAAACCAGTGCGCTTGCTTGTTTGTTGGGCGGCATTTTTCTCTGTGTCAGGCGCACAGCATCCTGGGAAATCCCGGCCGGTGTGATTCTGACGGCGGGCATGATCGCCTTTTTGGCGAATCTGGTCGACATGACCGCCCCTTGGACGGCCATGCACCATCTGACCGGCGGCGCTCTTCTGTTCGGTGCGTTTTTTATCGCCACGGACCCGGTATCAAGTCCGGTAACGCCGAAGGGAAAATGGATTTTCGGCATTGGTGTGGGCGGCTTTATCATGTTGCTGCGGCTTTACAGCGGCTATCCGGAGGGCGTTATGTTTGCTGTTCTGCTGATGAACGGCGTGACGCCGTTGATTAATCGCTGGACGGTTCCGGAGCCGTTCGGTGGAATTCCATTGGTACCCAGCCGATAGGCCTCGGCAATAACGGTTTAGGCAGTAAAAGGTATTAATCGCGAAAATATGAAGGAAATAGTGACATGGGAGCTGAAAATTCGGAAAAATCCGCTGGCTCGTCCCGTTTAAAGCAAAATTATTTGGTCCAAGCTTGGTTGGTGCTGCTGCTGGCTGTTTGTTTCGGCTCTGCATTGGCGGCTGTTCAAATGACGTTAGGACCGACCATAGAGGCCAATAAGCTGAATGAAACATTGGAGAAAGTGCCGGAGCTGGTCTATGGCCAAGAAACTGCTGCTCAACTTCAGAACACGCAGCAGATTACGATCGCGCCTCGCCAGATCGAAGTAAAAACACCGGTTAAAACGACCTACTACAGTGTTTATGACACTGCAAAGGAAGGAAAACGCTCCGGGTGGGTGGTAAAAGCCAAAGGACAGGGGTATGCCGATAAGATTGAGCTTCTGGTGGGTCTTGATGCTGGTGCAGAGAAAATAACAGGCTTGTTTATTCTGGATCAGAAAGAAACGCCGGGATTGGGGAATAAAATCATCGAAACAAAATGGCGAGGCCAGTTTATCGGGAAAAGTACGCTTCAACCCCTGCGGGTCACCAAGTCCGGCGCGAAGGCGCCAGAAGAAATCGATTCGGTCTCAGGTGCCACCATATCTTCCGACAGTGTATGCAGCATTGTGAATATCACGCTCGGAGACCTGAAAGATAAGCTTAAATAATACATGGCATGCCGATTTGCCGGCACCGTGAAAATCCATTACAGATTTTATATTAAGAGGAAAATTGTTATGGCTGAAGGCCCAACCCCAATGGAAAGGTTTATTCAGGGTATTTTGCCTGAAAACCCGGTATACCGTCAATTACTTGGCCTGTGCCCCACCCTTGCCGTGACGAATGGCATGCAGGCAGCGTTGACCATGGCCGGTGCGGTCATGTTTGTATTGTTTTGTGCGAACGTTATTATCAGCTTGATTCGAAACCTGCTTCAACCGCACTTGCGAATTGTGATCTTCACGCTGACCATCGCCACCTTTGTCACCATCGCCGATCGGTTTTTAGCGGCTTATCTCTACCAGATGAGCAAAGCCCTTGGGCCGTACATTCCCCTCATTATTGTGAATTGCATCATTATCGGTCGTTGTGAGATTTGTGCGTCAAGGCAATCGGTTTTTACAGCCGGTGCAGATGCGATCGGTCAGTCTCTTGGATTTGGTTTGGCTCTAGGCAGCAT
This Desulfobacterales bacterium DNA region includes the following protein-coding sequences:
- a CDS encoding RnfABCDGE type electron transport complex subunit D — protein: MEAESIKSALNVAPSPHLPGTGRTTQTVMIDVLIGLAPMVLVAVYVFHWYAVKQIGICVISCLAAEAAFTRLRGNDLCLNDFSAAVTGVILGLSLPGPAPWFVGVIASAVAMGFGKIIFGGLGMNIFNPAMVGRAFVMIAFAGLMGASGYEISAGTVDIMSQATPLTAFKQAGISTPLLALLLGNTNGSLGETSALACLLGGIFLCVRRTASWEIPAGVILTAGMIAFLANLVDMTAPWTAMHHLTGGALLFGAFFIATDPVSSPVTPKGKWIFGIGVGGFIMLLRLYSGYPEGVMFAVLLMNGVTPLINRWTVPEPFGGIPLVPSR
- a CDS encoding FMN-binding protein codes for the protein MGAENSEKSAGSSRLKQNYLVQAWLVLLLAVCFGSALAAVQMTLGPTIEANKLNETLEKVPELVYGQETAAQLQNTQQITIAPRQIEVKTPVKTTYYSVYDTAKEGKRSGWVVKAKGQGYADKIELLVGLDAGAEKITGLFILDQKETPGLGNKIIETKWRGQFIGKSTLQPLRVTKSGAKAPEEIDSVSGATISSDSVCSIVNITLGDLKDKLK
- the rsxE gene encoding electron transport complex subunit RsxE, giving the protein MAEGPTPMERFIQGILPENPVYRQLLGLCPTLAVTNGMQAALTMAGAVMFVLFCANVIISLIRNLLQPHLRIVIFTLTIATFVTIADRFLAAYLYQMSKALGPYIPLIIVNCIIIGRCEICASRQSVFTAGADAIGQSLGFGLALGSIAAVREIMGTGMLFGFRVLPTAWPDWGIMVLPPGAFLTFGLLLGIVNWISIRKSMKS